A stretch of the Bacillus sp. FJAT-18017 genome encodes the following:
- a CDS encoding MMPL family transporter, producing the protein MERLGRLTGKYKLAILTVWIIAIIIFAIFAIKLPTVLSGNGFEFDGEYNETRAILEQDFAHPESTILLLFEKEPGVEQTEWKNYINDTFSRLENYGAASSLTSPFEGQGMIKDNYAYGVISFDADAGSLSDEINELETRLKDHDGMTVKLTGEPVIVKDLNEASQKDLAKAEMIGLPIALIVLILAFGSLVAASIPLIIGIVSILTAMGIMYFFSYTADLSIFILNIVPMIGLALSIDFALLMINRYKEELKKHSVEDSIAITVATAGRSIIFSALCVFIGLSGLLFIQIDIFQNVALGGMAVVFVSALCAITFLPAFLSLLGERINRFTILKPGRNQGGGWYKFARFVMKHPVIMMLAAFTILLLFLFPAREMKLVIPGTDSLPANYGSRVAYETFRKQFQPEGRRDYQKVTIVLESDGNMNETDNLNKALSIISELENDSLVDSVESFFSAAGFSSAKEYNQFQFSSSGTGEQKHQLQALEDYYISGDKMMIDVFLKADEHSGKAREWVSEWAEKDFELETSFGGHIKFEQEIFDEIYEKAPYGLLLIFISTFIILMFAFRSLLIPIKAILMNILSLSSTFGIVVYIFQQGHFGMEPVDIALILPVFVFSLVFGLSMDYEVFLISRIQEYYLETKDNSKATILGLTTTSKIITSAAAIMIVVTGAFAFTGVMPVKQLGVGIAIAIFIDATIIRMVLVPSLMKLLGDWNWWFFGKGKTTVQNES; encoded by the coding sequence ATGGAGCGGCTGGGGAGATTGACGGGCAAGTATAAACTTGCAATTCTAACCGTTTGGATTATTGCTATTATCATATTTGCCATATTTGCAATTAAGCTGCCTACAGTACTAAGCGGCAACGGTTTTGAATTTGATGGGGAATATAATGAAACGAGAGCTATACTTGAACAGGATTTTGCCCATCCCGAGTCCACAATCCTGCTCCTTTTTGAAAAAGAGCCAGGGGTGGAACAGACTGAATGGAAAAATTACATAAATGATACATTTTCCCGTCTCGAAAACTATGGCGCTGCCTCATCCTTGACTTCACCTTTTGAAGGACAAGGAATGATAAAGGACAATTATGCTTATGGAGTGATTTCCTTTGATGCCGATGCAGGCAGCCTTTCAGATGAAATAAATGAACTGGAAACAAGACTCAAGGACCATGATGGCATGACCGTTAAGCTAACTGGAGAACCGGTCATTGTTAAAGATTTGAATGAAGCCAGCCAGAAAGACCTTGCCAAAGCAGAAATGATCGGGCTCCCAATCGCCCTGATTGTACTAATCCTCGCATTTGGCAGCCTGGTCGCTGCTTCAATCCCCCTAATCATCGGAATTGTTTCAATCTTAACAGCAATGGGGATAATGTATTTTTTCAGCTATACTGCAGATTTGTCCATTTTTATTTTAAATATAGTCCCTATGATAGGCCTTGCATTAAGTATTGATTTTGCCTTGCTAATGATAAATCGTTACAAAGAAGAGTTAAAAAAACATTCAGTCGAGGATAGTATTGCAATAACGGTGGCAACCGCAGGAAGGTCAATTATATTTTCTGCTTTATGTGTATTCATTGGCCTCTCCGGCCTATTATTCATTCAGATCGATATTTTTCAAAACGTTGCTCTTGGTGGTATGGCCGTGGTGTTCGTCTCTGCTTTATGTGCGATTACATTCTTGCCTGCCTTCCTTTCATTATTGGGAGAGAGAATCAATCGGTTTACAATCCTTAAGCCGGGTAGGAATCAAGGAGGCGGCTGGTATAAATTTGCGCGGTTTGTAATGAAACACCCTGTCATAATGATGCTCGCGGCGTTTACAATCTTATTGCTGTTCCTTTTCCCGGCTCGCGAAATGAAACTCGTTATACCTGGGACAGATTCACTTCCAGCTAACTATGGGTCAAGGGTTGCTTATGAGACCTTCAGGAAACAGTTCCAACCCGAAGGTAGGCGCGATTATCAAAAAGTTACCATTGTTCTTGAATCAGATGGAAATATGAATGAAACAGATAATCTTAATAAAGCGTTGTCTATCATTTCAGAGCTGGAGAATGACTCCCTCGTTGACTCAGTTGAATCATTCTTTAGTGCTGCGGGCTTCTCAAGTGCAAAAGAGTATAATCAGTTCCAGTTTTCCTCTTCAGGGACTGGTGAACAGAAACACCAGTTGCAGGCACTGGAGGATTACTATATTAGTGGCGATAAAATGATGATTGATGTTTTCCTTAAGGCTGACGAGCATTCAGGGAAGGCGCGGGAGTGGGTTAGTGAATGGGCAGAAAAAGACTTTGAGTTGGAAACCAGCTTTGGCGGCCATATCAAATTCGAGCAAGAAATTTTTGATGAAATATACGAAAAGGCACCGTATGGTCTTTTGCTAATTTTCATTTCAACTTTTATTATTCTCATGTTTGCCTTCCGTTCCCTTCTAATTCCGATAAAGGCTATCCTGATGAATATATTGAGCCTAAGCTCGACATTTGGGATTGTCGTTTATATTTTCCAGCAGGGCCATTTTGGAATGGAACCTGTTGACATCGCATTAATTTTGCCGGTGTTCGTCTTTTCCCTCGTATTCGGTCTGTCGATGGACTATGAAGTATTTTTGATATCAAGAATCCAGGAATACTATCTTGAGACAAAAGATAACAGTAAGGCAACAATATTGGGATTAACGACAACGAGCAAAATCATAACATCAGCCGCCGCGATTATGATCGTGGTAACAGGGGCCTTTGCTTTCACTGGGGTCATGCCGGTCAAACAACTTGGCGTCGGGATTGCAATTGCCATCTTCATTGATGCAACCATAATCCGGATGGTGCTGGTACCATCACTGATGAAGCTGCTCGGTGACTGGAACTGGTGGTTTTTTGGAAAAGGAAAGACGACAGTACAAAACGAATCTTAA
- a CDS encoding cupin domain-containing protein, which yields MEKQSLSSYIEYSEEKFTKRIIFKKGESTAFVLNFNPGQQLPPHKHPGTEVFLFVVSGNGTFIIDGVEQEVSANDVIHCGGDEMMAFNNNGNEPVSLYVILSKVPSPEYAKNI from the coding sequence ATGGAAAAACAATCACTGTCATCTTACATTGAATACAGCGAAGAGAAGTTTACGAAAAGAATCATTTTTAAAAAAGGGGAAAGCACTGCGTTTGTCCTGAACTTCAATCCCGGCCAGCAGCTTCCTCCCCATAAGCATCCAGGAACGGAAGTATTTCTGTTTGTGGTTTCTGGAAACGGAACATTCATCATTGATGGAGTTGAGCAGGAAGTATCGGCTAACGACGTGATTCATTGCGGCGGCGATGAAATGATGGCATTCAATAACAATGGTAATGAGCCGGTCAGCCTTTATGTCATTCTCAGCAAAGTACCTTCACCAGAGTACGCGAAAAACATTTGA
- a CDS encoding 2-oxoacid:acceptor oxidoreductase family protein — MLEEIIIAGFGGQGVMSMGQLIAYAGMHEGKNVSWLPSYGPEQRGGTANCAVVVSDEPVGSPLVSAPSAAIVLNIPSFKKFEPKVRPGGLLIVNSSLVGLKSTRNDLTNIEIDATAIANELGNAKVANMVLVGAFVEWTGIVPEEAVIASLKKVLSEEKHSLIPVNKCALDKGALIAQEKYMNI; from the coding sequence ATGCTTGAGGAAATTATCATTGCTGGTTTCGGTGGGCAGGGTGTCATGTCCATGGGCCAATTAATTGCCTATGCCGGAATGCATGAAGGCAAGAATGTTTCCTGGCTGCCTTCCTATGGACCAGAGCAAAGAGGCGGCACGGCAAACTGCGCCGTTGTTGTGAGTGATGAGCCTGTAGGATCTCCACTTGTCAGTGCTCCGTCAGCGGCTATTGTACTGAATATTCCATCCTTCAAAAAGTTTGAGCCCAAAGTAAGGCCAGGCGGTTTGCTGATTGTTAATAGTTCATTAGTTGGACTAAAATCAACCAGAAACGATCTCACCAATATTGAAATCGATGCGACCGCCATTGCCAATGAACTTGGCAATGCAAAGGTTGCCAACATGGTTTTGGTGGGGGCTTTTGTTGAATGGACTGGGATTGTCCCGGAAGAAGCGGTGATTGCTTCTTTAAAAAAGGTACTATCTGAAGAAAAACACTCACTTATCCCAGTAAATAAGTGTGCGCTGGACAAAGGAGCCCTTATTGCGCAAGAAAAATATATGAACATATAG